In Chryseobacterium lactis, a single genomic region encodes these proteins:
- a CDS encoding sodium:solute symporter encodes MSTIDWTVLIFTLVAVVVYGVFIGRGQKSNESYLKADNKMPWYIVLIGIMATQASAITFLSAPGQAYTDGMRFVQYYFGLPLAMIVICITFIPIFQRLNVYTAYEYLENRFDKKTRVLTSLLFLFSRGLSTGISIYAPSIILSSVLNWNIYLTNVLTGGILLIYTYVGGAKAIAHTQKLQFLIILGTMAFAGYLLIQNMPNGIGFNDALYLAGKSGKLNVITTEFDWKDKYNIWSGLIGGFFLALSYFGTDQSQVGRYITAKDNTNAKMGLLLNGLVKIPMQFSILLIGALLFAFFSLKPAPIYFNERSYQYLKETKPEQAAFFEKEHQDLQLKFNAESKEILKLKETNSPELNKTIQDFKNTQTEVKALHGRVEEAINNSNYNAEKTDTNYIFLYFVKNTLPVGMIGLLFAVIFLASWGSISAALNSLAACSLKDVHLIFRKDIPDDATELKYSRMHTLAWGIFSIGVAMFATQMGSLIEAVNVLGSLFYGPILGIFLVAFYYKKITGPNVFIAAILSEITVIAVYQFDIVSFLWLNVIGAAAVILFSAIGLLFYKPKALNS; translated from the coding sequence ATGAGTACTATAGATTGGACAGTTCTTATTTTTACACTTGTTGCAGTGGTGGTGTACGGCGTATTCATCGGTCGTGGCCAAAAAAGCAATGAATCTTACCTGAAAGCAGATAATAAAATGCCCTGGTATATTGTGCTTATCGGTATTATGGCTACGCAGGCAAGTGCCATTACATTTCTTTCAGCACCGGGCCAGGCGTATACAGACGGGATGCGTTTCGTTCAGTATTACTTTGGTTTACCCTTGGCGATGATTGTGATCTGCATCACTTTTATCCCGATTTTTCAGCGCTTAAATGTTTACACCGCTTACGAATATTTGGAGAACCGTTTTGATAAAAAAACAAGAGTACTCACTTCACTGCTATTTCTTTTTTCAAGAGGCTTATCAACGGGAATCAGCATTTACGCCCCGAGTATCATTTTATCAAGTGTTTTAAACTGGAATATTTACTTAACGAATGTTTTAACAGGTGGTATTCTGTTGATTTATACCTATGTTGGCGGTGCGAAAGCGATCGCTCACACCCAAAAATTACAGTTTCTCATTATTCTGGGAACCATGGCTTTTGCAGGGTATCTGCTTATTCAGAATATGCCGAACGGAATTGGTTTTAACGATGCACTTTATCTGGCCGGAAAATCCGGAAAGCTCAATGTCATCACCACAGAATTCGATTGGAAAGATAAATACAATATCTGGAGCGGGCTGATTGGTGGTTTTTTTCTGGCCCTTTCTTACTTCGGTACAGACCAGAGTCAGGTCGGAAGGTATATTACGGCGAAAGACAATACCAATGCAAAAATGGGCTTGCTGTTGAACGGATTAGTTAAAATTCCGATGCAATTTTCTATTCTCCTGATCGGTGCTTTGCTTTTCGCTTTCTTTTCTCTAAAACCGGCTCCCATTTATTTTAATGAAAGATCTTATCAATATTTAAAGGAAACAAAACCTGAACAGGCTGCGTTTTTTGAAAAAGAACATCAGGATTTACAACTCAAATTTAATGCAGAATCTAAAGAGATTTTAAAATTAAAAGAAACTAATTCGCCAGAACTTAATAAAACAATTCAGGATTTTAAAAATACACAAACCGAAGTAAAAGCACTTCACGGAAGGGTAGAGGAAGCGATCAACAATTCAAACTATAATGCGGAGAAAACGGATACCAATTATATTTTCCTGTATTTCGTGAAAAACACACTGCCTGTAGGAATGATAGGTTTATTGTTTGCTGTTATTTTTCTGGCCAGTTGGGGTTCCATTTCCGCAGCGCTGAATTCCCTTGCCGCCTGCTCATTGAAAGATGTTCATTTGATATTCAGAAAAGATATTCCTGATGATGCCACCGAACTGAAGTATAGCCGTATGCACACTTTAGCCTGGGGTATTTTCTCCATCGGCGTTGCCATGTTTGCGACTCAAATGGGTTCCCTCATTGAAGCGGTTAATGTATTAGGCTCTCTTTTCTACGGTCCAATATTGGGGATTTTTCTTGTTGCATTTTACTATAAAAAAATCACTGGCCCCAATGTATTTATTGCTGCCATTTTATCAGAAATTACGGTGATTGCCGTTTATCAGTTTGATATCGTTTCTTTCCTTTGGCTTAATGTAATTGGCGCAGCGGCAGTCATTCTATTTTCTGCAATCGGGTTATTGTTTTATAAGCCGAAAGCATTAAATTCGTAA
- a CDS encoding PIG-L family deacetylase, producing MFKKVSTVFILGFYAVFCSAQQVRPSKSSEIYRELKTLKHLPKVLYLAAHPDDENTGLLSWLINDQNVETGYLSLTRGDGGQNLLGTEQGPALGLIRTHELLEARKLDGAQQFFTRAIDFGFSKNTTDTFKQWDADSITADVVWVIRKFRPDVIICRFPPTAAAGHGQHAASAVVAEKAFKLAGDKNAFPDQLKYVNTWQPKRVLWNTFRFGGVNTTAENQLKVTVGQYDAQLGMGYGELAGLSRSLHKSQGAGTQSVAGIRTEYFSHVIGEPAKTTLFDGVVKTWTSQGNTDIDQSLDTIISAFNFNEPDQSLPALLALRKKVMTLKDGDLKRDKLKSLDQIILSCAGFMGEVVTNQAEAVAGDHYNFRLNLISRAANLVVLDHVKWLGQSESFNRKLSKDSLITIQHDIQIPADAALTEPYWLAKPPTNAATFSVPNDTLVGLPEAESPLNVLLGLKIGSENFQVKLPLSFKKLDPVRGDVVEALRIVPALELKFTQPLYLVKENEDLHLSLNVKVNSNKQFNKGVLNLMYNGERLGGTDVSSINGKDITIDYVIPKTKLASINSSRLQLDANFVADGVTYNKKQILIQYPHLPSLQYFAPATVTVMKGDIQAKVKKVGYIEGAGDFIPEFLRIAGIQVDVLKDEDFYGNIENGSQNKLSQYDAIVLGVRANNTEKKLGRWMPFLWSYAKAGGNLVMQYNTNQDTTVDQLGMYNFSIANKRVTEENAAVKFLNPNHKLLNFPNKITADDFKGWVQERGAYFPAQWDATYEPLFEMHDTDEEPLQGSTLYAKYGKGNFIYTPLAFFRQLPAGNVGAARLFFNFLSAQKN from the coding sequence ATGTTCAAAAAAGTAAGTACTGTATTTATTCTTGGCTTTTATGCGGTTTTTTGTTCGGCCCAGCAGGTTCGGCCTTCCAAATCATCTGAAATTTACCGCGAACTCAAAACATTGAAGCATCTGCCTAAAGTTTTATACCTTGCGGCTCATCCTGATGATGAAAATACAGGATTACTCTCCTGGTTAATCAACGACCAGAATGTAGAAACAGGCTATTTGTCTTTAACCAGAGGGGATGGTGGTCAGAATTTACTAGGCACAGAGCAAGGACCTGCATTGGGTTTAATCAGAACGCATGAGCTTTTAGAGGCAAGAAAGTTAGACGGTGCCCAACAGTTTTTTACCCGGGCAATTGATTTCGGGTTCTCTAAAAATACGACCGATACCTTTAAACAATGGGATGCAGACAGCATTACAGCAGATGTAGTTTGGGTAATCCGTAAATTCCGTCCTGATGTTATCATTTGTCGTTTTCCTCCTACTGCTGCGGCTGGTCACGGACAACATGCGGCTTCGGCTGTGGTTGCGGAAAAAGCTTTTAAGCTCGCAGGTGATAAAAATGCTTTTCCAGATCAACTAAAATATGTTAATACATGGCAGCCCAAACGTGTACTGTGGAATACTTTCCGTTTTGGTGGGGTTAATACGACAGCTGAAAATCAACTGAAAGTTACCGTTGGGCAATATGATGCGCAACTGGGAATGGGCTACGGTGAATTGGCAGGATTAAGCAGAAGTTTGCATAAAAGCCAGGGTGCGGGAACACAATCTGTGGCCGGCATCAGAACTGAATATTTTAGTCACGTTATTGGCGAGCCAGCAAAAACGACCCTTTTTGATGGAGTAGTGAAAACCTGGACTTCACAAGGAAATACTGACATTGACCAGTCTTTAGATACAATTATTTCCGCTTTCAATTTCAACGAGCCAGATCAGAGCTTGCCTGCTTTGCTTGCTTTGCGAAAAAAGGTTATGACGTTGAAAGATGGAGATCTGAAAAGGGATAAACTTAAATCTCTTGACCAAATTATTTTAAGCTGTGCCGGATTTATGGGCGAGGTGGTTACCAATCAGGCTGAAGCTGTTGCCGGGGATCATTATAATTTTAGGTTAAATTTGATTTCAAGAGCTGCCAATCTTGTCGTTTTAGACCATGTAAAATGGTTAGGGCAGTCAGAAAGTTTCAACAGAAAACTATCAAAAGATTCTTTAATTACTATTCAGCATGACATCCAGATTCCTGCTGATGCAGCACTCACAGAACCTTACTGGCTAGCAAAACCACCTACGAATGCGGCCACTTTCTCTGTTCCAAATGATACTTTAGTCGGTTTGCCTGAGGCAGAATCGCCACTGAATGTTTTACTTGGTTTAAAAATCGGTTCGGAAAATTTTCAGGTTAAACTTCCTTTATCGTTCAAGAAACTAGACCCAGTACGCGGTGATGTAGTTGAAGCCTTGCGTATTGTTCCTGCATTGGAACTGAAATTTACACAACCCCTTTATTTGGTCAAAGAAAATGAAGATTTACATTTGAGTTTAAATGTTAAGGTTAATTCTAACAAACAGTTCAATAAAGGAGTTCTAAACCTGATGTATAATGGAGAGCGATTAGGCGGTACTGATGTAAGTTCAATTAATGGGAAAGATATTACCATCGATTACGTTATTCCAAAAACTAAGCTTGCTTCAATTAATTCATCTCGTTTGCAATTGGATGCCAATTTTGTTGCAGATGGAGTCACATATAATAAAAAACAAATATTAATTCAGTACCCGCATTTACCATCCTTACAATATTTTGCGCCTGCCACGGTAACCGTAATGAAAGGTGATATTCAGGCAAAGGTTAAAAAAGTGGGGTATATAGAAGGTGCGGGCGATTTCATTCCTGAGTTTCTACGCATTGCAGGTATTCAGGTAGACGTGTTAAAAGATGAAGATTTTTATGGCAACATAGAAAACGGTAGCCAAAACAAGCTATCGCAATATGATGCCATCGTACTTGGTGTTCGTGCCAATAATACGGAGAAAAAGCTGGGTCGTTGGATGCCTTTTTTATGGTCTTATGCAAAAGCTGGCGGTAATCTGGTGATGCAGTACAACACCAACCAGGATACCACCGTTGACCAATTGGGAATGTACAATTTCAGTATTGCCAATAAGAGGGTTACCGAAGAAAATGCAGCCGTTAAGTTTTTAAATCCAAATCATAAATTACTGAACTTTCCGAACAAAATTACTGCGGATGATTTTAAAGGCTGGGTACAGGAGCGTGGTGCCTATTTCCCTGCTCAATGGGATGCAACGTATGAACCGCTTTTTGAAATGCATGATACAGATGAAGAACCTCTTCAGGGATCAACGTTATATGCCAAATACGGAAAGGGTAATTTTATTTATACACCGTTGGCATTTTTCAGACAGTTGCCTGCAGGAAATGTGGGTGCGGCACGTTTATTTTTTAACTTTTTATCTGCACAGAAAAACTGA